One stretch of Streptomyces sp. 135 DNA includes these proteins:
- a CDS encoding GNAT family N-acetyltransferase translates to MTTTFPDISISTERLVLRPFEDADVPAYAEMMNDEMVTAWTSVPQPFTEADARDWITRLAPAERTEGRGIALAVTEFLTQRLVGVIHLRNTDWRVRASELSYVVAPWARGEGYASEAALATAQWLFKDQAFERIELRTAADNTAAQQVAQKIGCISEGVLRGAWIARMRNGGDPFGGWLEVRTDLIVWSLLPEDLEGVSDSLADSGFSAFSDWN, encoded by the coding sequence ATGACGACCACCTTCCCCGATATCTCCATCAGCACGGAGCGGTTGGTGCTGCGCCCGTTCGAGGACGCCGACGTCCCCGCGTACGCGGAGATGATGAACGACGAGATGGTCACCGCCTGGACCTCCGTCCCCCAGCCCTTCACTGAGGCCGACGCCCGCGACTGGATCACCCGCCTCGCCCCCGCCGAGCGCACCGAGGGCCGCGGAATCGCCCTCGCCGTCACGGAGTTCCTCACCCAGCGCCTGGTCGGCGTCATACACCTGCGCAACACCGACTGGCGGGTGCGCGCCAGCGAACTCAGCTACGTCGTCGCCCCCTGGGCCCGCGGCGAGGGCTACGCCTCGGAGGCCGCGCTCGCCACCGCCCAGTGGCTCTTCAAGGACCAGGCGTTCGAGCGCATCGAGCTGCGCACCGCCGCCGACAACACCGCCGCCCAGCAGGTCGCCCAGAAGATCGGCTGCATCAGCGAGGGCGTCCTGCGCGGCGCCTGGATAGCGCGCATGAGAAACGGCGGCGACCCGTTCGGCGGCTGGCTGGAGGTGCGCACCGACCTCATCGTCTGGAGTCTGCTCCCCGAGGACCTCGAAGGCGTCAGTGACAGCCTCGCCGACAGCGGCTTCTCCGCCTTTTCCGACTGGAACTGA
- a CDS encoding methionine ABC transporter permease — MTWSEMRPLLEQACWDTLYMVGWSTLIAVVAGLPLGILLVLTERGGLLQNAVLNKVIGQIVNIARSMPFIILMVALMTFTRWITGTTIGREAALVPLAVGAIPFFARLVETSIREVDGGLVEAVQSMGGSTWTVVRKVLVPESLPSLISGATTTIVALIGYSAMAGTVGGGGLGDLALRYGYQRFETELMWITVAILAVVISIIQFAGDYAARRLHKRGGGSAPLLLFRPLRGVLPGTVAAESTTKTG; from the coding sequence GTGACCTGGTCGGAGATGCGCCCGCTGTTGGAGCAGGCCTGTTGGGACACCCTCTACATGGTGGGCTGGTCGACGCTGATAGCCGTCGTCGCCGGACTGCCGCTCGGCATCCTGCTCGTCCTCACCGAGCGCGGCGGCCTCCTGCAGAACGCCGTGCTCAACAAGGTCATCGGGCAGATCGTGAACATCGCCCGCTCGATGCCCTTCATCATCCTGATGGTCGCCCTGATGACCTTCACGCGCTGGATCACCGGCACCACGATCGGCCGCGAGGCCGCCCTCGTGCCGCTCGCCGTCGGCGCCATCCCGTTCTTCGCGCGCCTGGTCGAGACCTCGATCCGCGAGGTCGACGGCGGGCTCGTCGAAGCCGTGCAGTCGATGGGCGGCTCCACCTGGACCGTCGTACGCAAGGTCCTCGTCCCCGAGTCGCTGCCCTCGCTGATCTCGGGCGCCACCACCACGATCGTCGCGCTCATCGGCTACTCCGCGATGGCGGGCACGGTCGGCGGCGGCGGCCTCGGCGACCTCGCGCTGCGCTACGGCTACCAGCGGTTCGAGACGGAGCTGATGTGGATCACCGTGGCGATCCTCGCCGTGGTCATCTCGATCATCCAGTTCGCGGGCGACTACGCGGCCCGCAGGCTCCACAAGCGCGGCGGCGGCTCCGCTCCGCTCCTGCTGTTCCGGCCGCTGCGCGGCGTGCTCCCCGGCACCGTCGCCGCCGAGTCGACCACCAAGACCGGCTGA
- the cbiE gene encoding precorrin-6y C5,15-methyltransferase (decarboxylating) subunit CbiE has translation MADRVTVIGWDGTPLTAAARSALSAATLVAGAAHHLALDELPARAERIRLGSVSLAARRIAAHRGTAVVLADGDPGFFGVVRTLRAPEFGLEVEVVPAVSSVAQAFARAGMPWDDAEVVVAHRRTLRRAVNVCRAHTKVAVLTSPGAGPAELSLLLQGVHRTFVICEELGTDRERVTVVTSDKAADHAWRDPNVVIVIGGTAAASDTGWIAGREPAGSPRGWALPAAEYGGDIWLGEGENDRLRAAQLARLGPRVGDLVWDIGCGSGAFAAEAARFGAAVIAVDHDADALGRTTAAVRRFGVQAQTVHGVAPHILEDLPEPDVVRVGGGGAAVVSAVADRRPERIVTHAATRDAAELIGRDLSEHGYTVECALLQSVELDTRAWREEKRTVAFLLSGRLPDRSP, from the coding sequence ATGGCCGACCGGGTCACGGTGATCGGCTGGGACGGTACGCCGCTGACCGCCGCGGCACGCTCCGCGCTCAGCGCCGCCACGCTCGTGGCGGGCGCCGCCCACCACCTGGCACTGGACGAACTTCCCGCCCGCGCCGAGCGGATCCGCCTCGGCAGCGTGAGCCTCGCCGCCCGCCGCATCGCCGCCCACCGCGGCACCGCCGTGGTCCTCGCCGACGGCGACCCCGGCTTCTTCGGCGTCGTACGCACTCTGCGCGCCCCCGAATTCGGCCTCGAGGTCGAAGTGGTGCCCGCCGTCTCCTCCGTCGCCCAGGCATTCGCCCGCGCGGGCATGCCGTGGGACGACGCCGAGGTCGTCGTCGCCCACCGCCGCACCCTGCGCCGCGCCGTGAACGTCTGCCGCGCCCACACCAAGGTCGCCGTCCTCACCTCGCCCGGCGCCGGCCCCGCCGAGCTGAGCCTGCTGCTCCAGGGCGTCCACCGGACCTTCGTCATCTGCGAGGAGCTCGGTACCGACCGCGAGCGGGTCACCGTCGTCACCTCCGACAAGGCCGCCGACCACGCCTGGCGCGACCCGAACGTCGTCATCGTCATCGGCGGGACGGCCGCCGCGTCCGACACCGGCTGGATCGCCGGGCGCGAACCGGCCGGCTCGCCGCGCGGCTGGGCGCTGCCCGCCGCCGAGTACGGCGGGGACATCTGGCTCGGCGAGGGGGAGAACGACCGGCTGCGGGCCGCCCAACTCGCTCGCCTCGGGCCCCGCGTGGGAGACCTCGTCTGGGACATCGGCTGCGGCAGCGGCGCCTTCGCCGCCGAGGCGGCCCGCTTCGGCGCCGCCGTGATCGCCGTCGACCACGACGCCGACGCCCTCGGCCGCACCACCGCCGCCGTGCGCCGCTTCGGCGTCCAGGCGCAGACCGTGCACGGCGTCGCGCCGCACATCCTCGAGGATCTGCCCGAACCCGACGTCGTACGGGTCGGGGGCGGGGGCGCCGCGGTCGTCTCCGCGGTCGCCGACCGGCGCCCGGAGCGCATCGTGACGCACGCCGCGACACGCGACGCGGCCGAACTCATCGGCAGGGATCTGTCCGAGCACGGATACACCGTCGAGTGCGCCCTCCTCCAGTCCGTGGAGCTCGACACCCGCGCCTGGCGGGAGGAGAAGCGGACCGTGGCATTCCTGCTCTCCGGGCGCCTTCCGGACCGTTCCCCGTGA